Proteins encoded within one genomic window of Elusimicrobiota bacterium:
- a CDS encoding methyl-accepting chemotaxis protein codes for MTPSPAHTSSSSKKDPFQPPRIKRKIVIIKRGMQMKFVMLVSLFVLIAITAIGLDFYFHFGREVQNFMDPSLYELFKSDSYVFLLKLVLYMIGVTIFAVLASHKLAGPIYRFERSARTVSSGDLTHRVRLRAGDELEDFRDEFNTMVESLQRLVSQDAHVALRVSKQLADLLDERKSGADLQHRLEQVKADVDHLHKGFKI; via the coding sequence ATGACCCCTTCTCCGGCACACACGTCTTCTTCGTCAAAAAAAGATCCCTTTCAACCTCCGCGGATTAAGCGCAAGATCGTTATTATAAAGCGCGGCATGCAAATGAAGTTTGTCATGCTGGTGAGCCTTTTCGTTCTGATCGCCATTACGGCCATTGGGCTCGATTTTTATTTCCATTTCGGTCGTGAGGTCCAGAACTTTATGGACCCAAGTCTCTATGAACTTTTTAAGTCCGATAGTTATGTTTTCCTCTTGAAACTGGTCTTGTACATGATCGGGGTAACCATCTTTGCTGTTTTGGCTTCCCATAAGTTGGCGGGACCCATCTACCGGTTTGAGCGTTCCGCTCGGACGGTGAGTTCCGGGGATTTGACACACCGTGTTCGTCTTCGCGCGGGCGATGAATTGGAAGACTTTCGCGATGAGTTTAACACGATGGTCGAATCCCTCCAGAGGCTTGTTTCCCAAGACGCCCATGTGGCCCTGCGGGTTTCGAAACAACTGGCCGATTTGCTCGATGAACGGAAGTCGGGCGCGGATTTACAACACCGTCTTGAACAAGTGAAGGCCGACGTGGACCACCTCCACAAGGGCTTCAAAATTTAA
- a CDS encoding MMPL family transporter: MKKPQLRERVTQWMSRFITRRPGWVMTSALLFGVFFWSFLPRVSLRPDVDDFIADKDPSFILREHLRSLFPNNEFIVIAFQNDDLFTTENLKVLRQLTEDLEGLEGAKDVKSLANITDMVGENDTFSVAPFLESIPSDPVELAALHRRAVENPLFVNSLISQDGRTTGIVVFTRTDKNSSLQRSELIRTIRSVLVSYETRGYRFHLAGWPVTNYFLAMYMNEDIVRFVPVTLLLVAGTIWLVFRNKRLLLLSSIGILATVGATLGLTSILGVPLNNASAAVIPIVIALALSDNVHLFTHLKAGVLELYPDRRAALTHVLDQILFPCLLTSVNTAIGFFSLSFSGIPAIQVFGWLAGAGMIFEFIFTFGIVTPLLLTFRTETIYRATDVHQSRLITRLLRWIFGFVSRNPWSTLFMCGTILAWGAWECRWLRAETDLVGNFKSSAQVRQDAEFVRDHLAGIMPVDLFLEGETPGVFQEPAVLAYMERLQKKVRGVPGVDTATSLVEFFNEMNKSFHNEDPAYYRPPSTRRMAEQYLLLYNADELEDFVTPDYQRARIVLRLHSTSTRVNADVLKQVERLIQEEVFPGIRVRVGGDAPVHIETARVLVGEQVRNVFSAVFSIWIVMAVVLRSLGMAGFFLVPNLFPIVVNFGIMGAFGIPLDSGTSLIAAAAFGIIVDDTVHFFTRFQEVRANGVPYFQALEEVSLEKGDASTSSFLVLCIGFGVLTLSGFLPIMYFGLLNVVVLVVGFFGDQFLLKSVLVLWKKKKHLAPAPESLS; encoded by the coding sequence ATGAAGAAACCTCAACTTCGCGAGAGAGTCACTCAATGGATGTCTCGCTTCATCACGAGGCGCCCCGGTTGGGTCATGACTTCAGCGCTCCTTTTCGGGGTTTTCTTTTGGTCTTTCCTTCCCCGAGTCTCCCTTCGGCCCGATGTCGACGATTTTATTGCGGACAAAGACCCTTCCTTTATTCTGAGAGAACACCTCCGATCTCTTTTTCCTAACAATGAATTTATTGTCATTGCTTTTCAAAACGATGACCTTTTTACGACTGAAAACCTTAAAGTTCTTCGACAGCTGACGGAGGATTTGGAGGGACTTGAAGGGGCTAAAGACGTCAAAAGTTTAGCCAATATCACGGACATGGTGGGGGAGAATGACACCTTTTCGGTCGCCCCCTTTTTGGAGTCTATTCCCTCCGATCCTGTTGAGTTGGCGGCCCTCCACAGGCGCGCGGTGGAAAATCCTCTTTTTGTAAACAGCTTGATTTCCCAGGATGGTCGAACGACAGGGATTGTGGTGTTCACCCGGACCGACAAAAATTCCTCACTTCAACGGAGCGAATTAATTCGAACCATTCGATCGGTTCTCGTCTCCTACGAAACACGTGGTTACCGTTTCCATTTGGCGGGATGGCCCGTGACCAACTATTTCCTAGCGATGTATATGAATGAAGACATTGTTCGTTTTGTCCCCGTGACGCTTCTGCTGGTGGCCGGTACCATTTGGTTGGTTTTTCGAAATAAGCGACTTCTCCTTTTGTCCAGCATTGGCATTTTGGCTACGGTGGGAGCGACGTTGGGGTTGACCTCCATCCTGGGGGTCCCCTTGAATAACGCGTCCGCGGCGGTCATTCCTATTGTGATTGCCTTGGCTCTTTCGGATAACGTTCACTTGTTTACCCATTTAAAGGCGGGTGTGCTTGAATTGTATCCGGACCGGCGTGCGGCGCTTACCCATGTTCTGGACCAAATTTTATTTCCCTGCCTTCTCACCAGTGTAAACACGGCCATTGGTTTTTTCTCTCTCTCCTTTAGTGGAATTCCAGCGATTCAGGTTTTTGGCTGGTTGGCGGGGGCGGGGATGATATTTGAATTCATTTTTACTTTTGGGATCGTGACCCCGCTCCTTTTGACATTTCGAACAGAAACGATTTACCGTGCAACAGATGTCCATCAAAGCCGCCTCATCACCCGCCTTCTGCGGTGGATCTTTGGGTTTGTTTCACGCAACCCCTGGTCGACCCTTTTCATGTGTGGGACGATCCTGGCATGGGGGGCGTGGGAATGTCGGTGGTTGCGGGCAGAGACCGATCTGGTCGGCAATTTCAAATCGAGCGCCCAGGTGCGTCAGGACGCGGAATTTGTGCGAGATCATCTCGCGGGGATCATGCCGGTTGATCTTTTCCTGGAGGGGGAAACCCCTGGGGTTTTTCAGGAGCCGGCCGTTCTGGCCTACATGGAACGGCTTCAAAAAAAGGTGAGGGGGGTCCCCGGGGTGGACACCGCCACCTCGCTTGTTGAGTTTTTTAATGAAATGAACAAGTCTTTCCACAATGAGGACCCCGCCTATTACCGACCGCCTTCCACACGACGGATGGCCGAACAGTATCTCCTCCTCTACAACGCCGACGAATTAGAGGATTTTGTGACCCCAGACTATCAGCGGGCTCGCATCGTTCTTCGGCTTCATAGCACGAGCACAAGGGTGAACGCCGATGTTCTTAAGCAGGTTGAACGCCTGATCCAGGAGGAAGTGTTTCCAGGGATCCGGGTGCGCGTGGGTGGGGATGCCCCTGTTCATATTGAAACAGCTCGGGTTTTGGTTGGGGAGCAGGTCCGAAACGTTTTTTCGGCAGTTTTTTCTATATGGATCGTGATGGCGGTGGTCCTTCGTTCCTTGGGGATGGCTGGATTTTTCCTGGTTCCCAATTTGTTTCCCATTGTGGTTAATTTTGGGATCATGGGGGCTTTTGGGATTCCCTTGGACTCCGGGACCTCTCTTATTGCCGCCGCCGCCTTCGGCATTATTGTCGATGATACGGTTCATTTCTTTACACGATTTCAGGAAGTGAGGGCCAACGGGGTTCCCTATTTCCAGGCCCTAGAAGAGGTGAGTTTAGAGAAAGGGGACGCGAGCACTTCTTCTTTTCTGGTGCTCTGCATTGGGTTTGGTGTTTTGACGTTAAGCGGATTTCTTCCCATCATGTATTTTGGACTGCTCAATGTGGTGGTCCTTGTGGTGGGGTTCTTTGGGGATCAATTTTTATTAAAATCTGTCCTTGTTTTGTGGAAAAAAAAGAAGCACCTTGCCCCTGCGCCGGAATCTCTTTCGTGA
- a CDS encoding homoserine dehydrogenase: MKNGIVQIGLVGCGVVGNGVVRLFQKNMALLEAKAGTKLQLAMVASRRKKNLPSIGGVRPRFTKNWREVVESPEVDIVVELIGGEEPARTVILSALKAGKQVATANKAVLARHWGEIFTTAQETRGLVYFEAAVGGGIPVVQGLNEGLGANRIQRLYGIVNGTTNYILTRMSEEGMRFSVALKAAQVAGFAEADPSFDIDGVDAAHKLAILSSLATGGWVRVDDVHREGLRNLDLWDIKFARRRLGLVAKSLALADFNGDEVFARVQTTLIPENHPFATVRNEYNAAVIHGDAVGDVMFYGKGAGSMPSASAVVSDIMYLARQVAGGMAGRLPYVMFDANKKLKILDPENRCLRHYLRFSAADRTGILAAVTQLLSKHEISISSVHQEDNAVTESDVVKKFVPIVIVTHEAPEGAIQSAIKESRRIRGLSRSPVHLRIESLG; the protein is encoded by the coding sequence ATGAAAAATGGAATTGTCCAGATTGGCTTGGTGGGCTGTGGTGTGGTGGGAAACGGTGTCGTTCGTTTGTTCCAAAAAAACATGGCGTTGTTGGAAGCGAAAGCGGGGACAAAGCTTCAGTTGGCAATGGTTGCCAGTCGGCGAAAAAAGAATCTTCCTTCCATCGGAGGGGTTCGGCCTCGTTTTACGAAAAACTGGCGTGAAGTGGTTGAGTCCCCTGAAGTTGACATCGTTGTCGAGTTGATCGGAGGGGAAGAACCCGCTCGGACGGTCATCCTCTCGGCACTAAAAGCAGGAAAACAAGTGGCCACGGCCAACAAGGCTGTTTTGGCACGGCATTGGGGAGAAATTTTTACAACCGCCCAGGAAACCCGGGGACTGGTTTATTTTGAAGCCGCGGTGGGAGGCGGAATTCCCGTTGTTCAAGGGTTGAACGAAGGGTTGGGGGCCAACCGAATTCAACGGCTCTACGGTATCGTCAATGGGACGACCAACTATATCTTGACCCGAATGTCGGAAGAAGGAATGCGTTTTTCAGTCGCGCTGAAGGCCGCCCAAGTGGCGGGTTTCGCGGAGGCCGACCCTTCCTTTGATATCGATGGCGTGGATGCCGCTCACAAACTCGCCATCCTTTCTTCCTTGGCCACGGGTGGATGGGTTCGCGTGGATGACGTTCATCGGGAAGGCTTACGGAATTTAGACCTTTGGGACATCAAGTTTGCTCGCCGACGGTTGGGCCTTGTGGCGAAATCCCTTGCTTTGGCGGACTTTAATGGGGACGAGGTTTTCGCGCGTGTCCAGACCACCCTTATTCCAGAAAACCATCCTTTCGCCACTGTCCGAAACGAATACAACGCCGCTGTGATTCACGGCGACGCGGTGGGCGACGTCATGTTTTACGGGAAAGGCGCTGGTTCGATGCCTTCCGCCAGTGCGGTGGTTTCCGATATTATGTATTTGGCTCGACAAGTGGCGGGGGGGATGGCGGGGCGTCTTCCCTATGTGATGTTTGATGCCAACAAGAAACTCAAAATCCTTGATCCGGAAAATCGTTGTCTTCGTCATTATCTCCGTTTTAGTGCCGCGGACCGAACCGGGATCCTGGCGGCGGTGACCCAGCTCCTCAGTAAACATGAGATCTCCATTTCATCCGTTCATCAAGAAGACAACGCGGTGACAGAGTCCGATGTGGTCAAAAAATTCGTTCCCATCGTCATCGTCACGCACGAAGCCCCTGAAGGGGCCATTCAATCCGCCATAAAAGAATCACGCCGGATTCGTGGGCTGTCCCGCTCGCCCGTTCATCTTCGGATCGAGTCGTTGGGCTAA
- a CDS encoding LL-diaminopimelate aminotransferase, whose amino-acid sequence MVECSQKLEQLPPYIFTRIKALAAEAHRQRLDVIDLGMGNPDLPAPSHVIDRLVDTVRNHPRTHRYPQAKGMPKFRKAVTTYMNRRFGVKLDPDENVLSLIGSKEGIAHLCQAYLDPGDFALVPVPSYPVHSNGVILAGGRIHYMPLTPENNYLPDYSKIPASVLKRAKIMFLCYPNNPTAAVVDDPDFFKETVKFAQKNDILVVYDNPYCEITFDGYEAPSFLSTPGAEEVALEFHSFSKTYNMAGWRIGWVCGKKSLLAPLEKYKAFVDYGVPTFLQLAAVAALEGPQDCVKAMVATYKKRRDYFVGELNKMGWPVPTPRATMYVWAPLPESWKSRGSLAFAEELVKETGIVVTPGIGFGAEAEGYVRMALVTHDDRFYDAVLRIRKFLRKGKSDKKIRSNSK is encoded by the coding sequence ATGGTTGAATGTTCTCAGAAACTCGAGCAATTACCACCTTACATTTTTACCCGGATCAAAGCTCTTGCGGCCGAAGCTCACCGCCAGCGGTTGGACGTCATCGATTTGGGGATGGGCAATCCCGACTTGCCGGCCCCATCCCACGTGATTGATCGGCTGGTGGATACCGTTCGGAATCATCCTCGGACTCACCGATATCCCCAGGCGAAAGGCATGCCCAAGTTTCGAAAAGCCGTGACCACCTATATGAACCGACGTTTTGGGGTAAAACTCGACCCCGATGAAAATGTGTTGTCTCTGATCGGTTCAAAAGAAGGTATTGCCCATTTGTGTCAGGCCTACTTGGACCCTGGGGATTTTGCCCTTGTTCCGGTACCCAGTTATCCCGTCCATTCCAATGGGGTCATTTTGGCGGGGGGACGGATTCATTACATGCCCCTCACACCTGAAAATAATTATTTGCCGGATTACAGCAAAATTCCTGCGTCGGTCTTAAAACGAGCGAAGATTATGTTCCTGTGTTATCCCAATAATCCCACCGCCGCTGTTGTGGATGATCCCGACTTTTTTAAGGAAACGGTGAAATTCGCACAGAAGAATGACATTCTTGTGGTTTACGACAATCCCTACTGCGAAATTACATTCGATGGTTATGAGGCGCCGAGCTTTCTTTCCACTCCCGGGGCAGAAGAGGTGGCCTTGGAATTTCATAGTTTTTCGAAAACCTACAACATGGCGGGGTGGCGAATTGGGTGGGTCTGTGGCAAGAAGTCCCTCTTGGCTCCCCTGGAAAAATACAAAGCGTTCGTGGACTACGGTGTGCCCACGTTTCTCCAATTGGCGGCCGTGGCGGCTTTGGAAGGGCCACAGGATTGCGTGAAAGCGATGGTGGCGACCTATAAAAAACGACGAGATTATTTTGTCGGAGAGCTGAACAAGATGGGGTGGCCTGTCCCCACGCCTCGAGCCACCATGTACGTGTGGGCGCCTCTCCCGGAGAGTTGGAAGTCCCGTGGGTCTTTGGCGTTCGCCGAAGAATTGGTTAAGGAAACGGGTATTGTGGTGACCCCGGGCATCGGGTTTGGCGCTGAGGCGGAAGGGTATGTCCGCATGGCGTTGGTAACCCATGACGACCGATTTTATGATGCTGTTCTCCGCATCCGAAAATTCCTGCGTAAGGGAAAATCCGATAAAAAGATTCGTTCGAACTCCAAATGA
- a CDS encoding HU family DNA-binding protein — translation MKKLELITRVTRDAGVRRGQAVKAVKAVVSSIRETLRKGEKISLAGLGTFKIKARKARPGRNPITGETIAIPAGRKISFKPSLSLKKIAKG, via the coding sequence ATGAAAAAGCTTGAGCTGATTACACGCGTTACCCGTGACGCGGGGGTTCGTCGGGGCCAAGCGGTGAAGGCGGTGAAGGCGGTGGTTTCCTCGATTCGGGAGACCCTTCGGAAAGGGGAGAAGATTTCCTTGGCGGGTCTTGGCACTTTTAAAATAAAGGCCCGGAAAGCTCGTCCCGGTCGAAATCCGATTACCGGAGAGACGATCGCCATTCCCGCGGGTCGGAAAATTTCTTTTAAACCCAGCCTCTCCTTAAAAAAAATAGCTAAAGGTTAA
- a CDS encoding ATP-dependent Clp protease adaptor ClpS: protein MILKSAGQTIESPSSETTEGSRSFTGWKTILFNCDCHSFPEVAIQLVRAIRCDYQRGLALANVIHYTGSATVYTGPRERCEAVAETLGTIGLRVSVCS, encoded by the coding sequence ATGATTCTTAAAAGCGCAGGACAAACGATTGAATCCCCATCGTCTGAAACCACAGAGGGGTCCCGATCTTTTACGGGGTGGAAGACGATTTTGTTTAATTGCGATTGCCACAGTTTTCCGGAGGTGGCGATCCAGTTGGTGCGGGCCATCCGGTGTGATTACCAACGGGGGCTCGCGTTGGCCAATGTGATCCATTACACGGGGAGTGCCACCGTTTACACGGGGCCTCGCGAGCGGTGTGAGGCTGTGGCTGAAACGTTAGGGACAATCGGTCTTCGTGTCTCTGTCTGTTCATAG
- a CDS encoding ATP/GTP-binding protein: MSSDAVGAPQTQLDLFPQPQQSKITRIIKRDGRLVAFNKLKITNAIYRAAAALGGRDRARSEHLADQVIQRIHVAYPAGSTPSVEDIQDFVEGVLIDNGHAKTAKAFILFRHEKTRTREQKPEIAGVQDNIPYKVLWRVLSWNVDHGCHTVNALKEKMQRGWRSLIRDAERSYHEEIRHVAGLIVKRLPDLRLVIVAGPSSSGKTTTTTKISERLKERGHSFLLMNLDHYFKDLSHQPKDEYGDYDFEMPSALDLDLINEHLGLLLEGKPIRMPFYNFKTGLREKETKEFQLKEKEILLIDSLHGLYDGMTRSIAPENTFRFYIEALCQIKEEGGEFVRWADLRLMRRMVRDSWHRSYDPAMTVGHWHYVRKSELRYIVPYIHSVDYIFNGSLPYELPYHGARLLPLMPGIVKRFKDDPKKVDAFLRAQRVERLLCSLTANVKESDVPDDSLLREFIGGGRYHY, encoded by the coding sequence GTGAGTTCTGACGCTGTGGGGGCACCCCAGACTCAGCTGGATCTTTTTCCCCAGCCCCAACAATCGAAAATCACGCGAATCATCAAACGTGATGGGCGTTTGGTAGCCTTTAATAAACTAAAAATCACGAACGCCATTTACCGCGCGGCCGCCGCCTTGGGTGGGCGTGACAGGGCGCGCTCCGAGCATCTGGCGGATCAGGTGATTCAACGCATTCACGTGGCCTACCCGGCCGGATCCACCCCTTCCGTTGAAGATATTCAAGATTTTGTTGAAGGCGTCCTTATTGACAATGGGCACGCCAAAACGGCCAAAGCCTTCATTCTTTTTCGGCATGAAAAAACTCGGACGAGAGAACAAAAGCCCGAAATCGCGGGCGTTCAGGACAACATCCCCTACAAGGTTCTCTGGCGAGTTCTCTCTTGGAATGTGGACCATGGGTGCCATACGGTGAACGCTTTGAAAGAGAAGATGCAGAGAGGATGGCGATCATTGATTCGGGACGCTGAACGGTCTTATCATGAGGAAATCCGTCACGTGGCGGGTCTGATCGTTAAGAGACTCCCGGACCTGCGATTGGTGATCGTGGCGGGGCCCTCCAGTTCGGGAAAGACAACCACCACAACGAAAATCAGTGAACGCTTGAAGGAGCGGGGGCACAGTTTCCTTCTCATGAACCTGGATCATTATTTCAAAGACCTTTCTCATCAGCCCAAAGACGAATACGGGGACTACGATTTTGAAATGCCCTCCGCTTTGGACCTGGACCTGATTAACGAACACCTTGGGCTTTTGTTGGAGGGAAAACCGATCCGTATGCCCTTCTATAATTTCAAAACGGGGCTCCGTGAAAAAGAAACGAAGGAGTTTCAGTTGAAAGAGAAGGAGATCCTTTTGATCGATAGCCTTCACGGCCTTTACGATGGAATGACGCGGAGCATCGCTCCGGAAAACACCTTTCGTTTTTATATTGAGGCCCTCTGCCAAATCAAAGAGGAGGGGGGCGAGTTCGTTCGATGGGCCGACCTCCGCCTGATGCGAAGGATGGTGCGCGATAGCTGGCACCGGAGTTATGACCCCGCCATGACCGTTGGGCATTGGCACTATGTTCGCAAGAGTGAATTGCGTTATATCGTTCCCTATATTCACTCGGTGGATTATATTTTTAATGGATCGCTTCCCTACGAACTCCCCTACCATGGGGCACGCCTACTGCCTTTAATGCCAGGTATCGTTAAACGGTTTAAGGATGATCCCAAAAAGGTAGATGCCTTTCTTCGCGCCCAACGGGTGGAGCGGCTTCTCTGTTCTCTTACGGCGAATGTTAAGGAAAGTGACGTGCCCGACGATTCCTTGTTAAGGGAATTTATTGGGGGGGGGCGCTATCACTATTGA
- a CDS encoding DegT/DnrJ/EryC1/StrS family aminotransferase, with the protein MMPDPRPLIEETLARRFNRRFCVLTNRGTTALTAALHALNRPAGTRALFPAVMCSIPVFAARFAKWEPSFSDVNLKDANFDLNHVEGVLKAGGVGVVIPIHMFGKPDDMERLSDLCARYGVDLMEDGALSMGAEFNGRPVGSFGRISCLSFVRKMLPLEMGGAMLTDEPSLAERARAFVNKFPEEQVSRRNEVSAAMKAFHALTGFVAAGNWVRSTLLTSFEGEFRRLLLASTTEEDWSSSVVLDELEKLNDSLQSRRARAEVYENVLGEGPIQALDRTGSSLFAYPVRLPGVAVEDFLAFSLDQGYTFKRIAYPDIHPVFGPKGFFPNGETVEREVIGLPLDEDHPVSAFWEYAADFRSAVEHYLRVAPPLTKMDCRGKLELRMGGTV; encoded by the coding sequence ATGATGCCCGATCCGCGCCCACTTATTGAAGAAACGTTGGCGCGGCGATTTAACCGCCGTTTCTGTGTCCTCACCAATCGGGGAACGACCGCGCTCACGGCAGCGCTTCACGCTTTGAATCGTCCCGCGGGAACGCGGGCCCTCTTCCCCGCCGTCATGTGCTCCATTCCTGTTTTCGCCGCACGGTTTGCGAAATGGGAGCCGTCTTTTTCTGATGTGAACCTAAAAGACGCCAACTTTGATCTGAATCATGTGGAAGGGGTGTTGAAGGCCGGCGGGGTCGGGGTCGTCATCCCCATTCACATGTTCGGAAAACCGGACGATATGGAGCGATTATCGGATCTCTGTGCGCGGTATGGCGTTGACCTGATGGAAGACGGGGCCCTTTCCATGGGAGCCGAATTCAACGGCCGGCCCGTGGGGTCCTTCGGGCGCATATCTTGTTTAAGTTTTGTTCGTAAAATGTTGCCCTTGGAGATGGGGGGGGCGATGTTAACCGATGAACCCTCTTTAGCCGAGAGGGCCAGAGCGTTTGTTAACAAATTTCCAGAGGAACAGGTGTCCCGGCGGAACGAGGTCTCTGCCGCCATGAAGGCGTTTCATGCCCTGACGGGTTTCGTGGCGGCGGGGAACTGGGTCCGGTCAACACTTCTGACTTCTTTCGAAGGAGAATTTCGCCGGCTCCTTTTGGCCTCCACAACCGAGGAGGATTGGTCCTCCTCTGTCGTCTTGGACGAATTGGAGAAACTCAACGATTCGCTCCAGTCCAGGCGCGCCCGGGCGGAAGTGTATGAGAACGTTCTGGGGGAGGGGCCCATTCAAGCGTTGGACCGAACTGGGTCCAGCCTTTTCGCTTACCCGGTTCGGCTGCCGGGGGTGGCGGTGGAAGATTTTCTGGCATTTTCTTTAGATCAAGGGTATACTTTTAAACGAATCGCGTACCCGGATATTCACCCGGTGTTTGGCCCGAAAGGGTTCTTCCCCAATGGGGAGACGGTGGAACGGGAAGTGATCGGGTTACCGCTGGATGAGGACCACCCGGTCTCTGCCTTTTGGGAATACGCAGCGGATTTTCGGTCGGCGGTTGAACACTATCTGAGGGTTGCGCCCCCGCTAACGAAAATGGATTGTCGGGGAAAATTGGAGTTAAGAATGGGAGGAACGGTATGA
- a CDS encoding LemA family protein, producing MGTVGFIYAVTLYNGLVRLKNNVAKAWSNIDVLLKQRHDELPKLIETCKQYMKFESETLEKIIQARGAVFSARESGNVQSLGEAEGKLRGLMGGLFALAENYPDLKSNQSFQSLHTRIASLESAISDRRELYNESVTLSNTRREMFPDSWVAAYGTFPSYQTLRFDPSETKDVDLRAAFNTHAS from the coding sequence ATGGGAACTGTCGGTTTCATTTACGCGGTGACGCTTTACAACGGGTTGGTTCGGCTGAAAAACAATGTGGCCAAAGCGTGGTCCAACATTGATGTCCTCTTGAAACAGCGCCACGACGAGTTACCGAAACTCATTGAGACCTGTAAGCAATACATGAAATTCGAATCGGAAACTCTGGAAAAAATAATTCAGGCGCGCGGGGCCGTTTTCTCCGCCCGCGAATCCGGCAACGTGCAATCCCTTGGAGAGGCTGAGGGGAAATTGCGAGGCTTGATGGGCGGTCTTTTTGCCTTGGCGGAAAATTATCCGGACCTTAAATCGAATCAATCCTTCCAAAGTCTTCACACCCGGATCGCGTCCCTGGAAAGCGCCATTTCAGATCGGCGCGAACTGTACAACGAGAGTGTCACCTTGAGCAACACCCGTCGGGAGATGTTTCCCGATTCCTGGGTGGCGGCTTATGGAACCTTTCCTTCCTACCAAACCCTGAGGTTCGATCCTTCGGAAACCAAAGACGTCGACCTTCGCGCCGCTTTCAACACGCACGCTTCCTAG
- the sppA gene encoding signal peptide peptidase SppA yields the protein MTSPSPFRLRGWILFMGYMALLLWAFWRSGRPGEFVHEKVDSRAPHAGHFHGDGAIAVLDIQGPIALSMGGFGGDGTAGGTLRRLRELREEKEVKAVILRINSPGGTVASVQEIYESIRILQKSGKKVIASFQDVAASGGYYIAASADRIVANPGSIVGSIGVIFHLNNLEELAKKVGVKSVVIASGKMKDMGSPTRSLSAEERQVFEGLVQSAYGQFLSAVSEGRKMPLETLRPLADGRVFTGEQALAVGLVDVLGGFDQAIEEAKRVAGLRADKPRLILSDRPWDKIFQLLNMGAAGPWGRLARWAAPRASLEYVWE from the coding sequence ATGACAAGTCCCTCTCCGTTTCGCCTTCGAGGTTGGATCCTTTTCATGGGATACATGGCGCTCCTTCTCTGGGCCTTTTGGCGGTCGGGTCGCCCCGGCGAGTTCGTGCACGAAAAGGTTGACTCCAGGGCCCCTCACGCGGGGCACTTTCATGGGGACGGGGCCATCGCCGTCCTTGATATTCAAGGACCCATCGCTCTCTCCATGGGGGGGTTTGGAGGGGACGGCACCGCGGGAGGGACCTTGCGACGTCTTCGTGAATTACGCGAAGAAAAGGAGGTGAAGGCGGTCATTCTTCGTATCAATTCGCCGGGAGGAACTGTCGCTTCCGTTCAGGAAATTTATGAGTCCATCCGGATCCTCCAAAAGAGTGGGAAAAAGGTTATTGCTTCTTTTCAAGATGTGGCGGCGTCGGGAGGTTATTATATCGCGGCCTCAGCGGATCGGATCGTGGCCAATCCGGGGTCCATCGTGGGGTCCATTGGGGTAATTTTTCATCTGAATAATTTGGAGGAGTTGGCAAAAAAAGTGGGGGTAAAATCTGTCGTCATCGCGTCGGGTAAAATGAAAGATATGGGGTCCCCGACACGATCCCTTTCCGCTGAAGAGCGACAGGTTTTTGAGGGTTTGGTTCAAAGCGCCTACGGCCAATTCTTGTCGGCGGTTTCCGAAGGGCGAAAAATGCCCCTGGAAACCCTTCGCCCCCTGGCCGATGGCCGGGTTTTCACTGGGGAGCAGGCCCTGGCTGTGGGGTTGGTGGACGTTCTGGGTGGTTTTGATCAAGCGATCGAAGAAGCCAAACGCGTCGCAGGTCTTCGGGCAGACAAACCCCGTCTGATCCTTTCGGACCGTCCTTGGGACAAAATATTTCAGCTTCTCAACATGGGGGCCGCCGGGCCCTGGGGGCGGCTGGCCCGCTGGGCGGCGCCTCGGGCCTCGCTCGAATATGTTTGGGAATAA